The Arachis hypogaea cultivar Tifrunner chromosome 16, arahy.Tifrunner.gnm2.J5K5, whole genome shotgun sequence genome contains a region encoding:
- the LOC112697624 gene encoding copper transporter 5 has product MMHMTLYWGKKVTLLFDSWKTESWPSYSMSLLACLVVAALYQYLENRRIRLRLAGERRLAPVAAAIQTPLMGWKISRDKAKLGGKLIGSVLFGVNSGIGYLLMLAIMSFNGGVFVAIVLGLSIGHLLFRSEVFEDDVGGVGDRTCACA; this is encoded by the coding sequence atGATGCATATGACATTGTATTGGGGCAAGAAGGTAACACTTCTCTTCGATTCATGGAAGACCGAGTCATGGCCGAGTTACTCAATGAGTCTACTCGCTTGCCTTGTGGTGGCTGCACTCTACCAGTATCTCGAGAATCGAAGGATTCGCCTGAGACTCGCCGGCGAGAGGAGGCTGGCACCTGTGGCGGCGGCTATTCAGACACCACTTATGGGGTGGAAGATTTCAAGGGATAAGGCGAAGTTGGGTGGGAAGTTGATTGGATCGGTTCTTTTTGGTGTGAATTCTGGGATTGGGTACTTATTAATGCTTGCTATTATGTCCTTCAATGGTGGGGTTTTTGTGGCCATTGTTTTGGGTCTCTCAATTGGGCACTTGTTATTTAGGAGTGAAGTTTTTGAAGATGATGTTGGTGGTGTTGGTGATAGGACTTGTGCTTGTgcttaa
- the LOC112697625 gene encoding G-protein coupled receptor 1, which translates to MVASAAVAGVSLTAHQRNILAGVNAGASSLSFVGSGFIVLCYLLFKELRKFSFKLVFYLALSDMLCSFFSIVGDPSKGFFCSAQGYSTHFFCVASFLWTTTIAFTLHRTVVKHKTDVEEFEAMFHLYVWGTSLAMTVIRSFGNDHRHLSAWCWTQSGLAGKAIHLLTFYMPLWGAILYNGFTYFQVIRMLNNATRMAVGMSGQPYASDARDNMRALNRWGYYPLILIGSWAFGTINRIHDFFEPNHKIFWLSFLDVGMASLMGLFNSIAYGLNSSVRRAICERVDKYWPEGLKRWLPINFKYKALTQESELVLLSTDGQR; encoded by the exons ATGGTGGCCTCCGCCGCAGTCGCCGGCGTCTCTCTGACGGCGCATCAGCGCAATATTCTAGCTGGTGTTAACGCCGGCGCTTCGAGCCTCTCATTCGTTGGTTCAGGCTTCATCGTTCTCTGCTATCTCCTGTTCAAGGAGCTCCGCAAGTTCTCCTTCAAGCTCGTCTTCTACCTCGCCCTCTcc GATATGCTTTGCAGTTTCTTCAGCATAGTAGG GGATCCATCAAAAGGTTTCTTTTGCTCTGCTCAGGGCTATAGCACACATTTCTTTTGTGTGGCATCTTTCCTATGGACCACAACAATTGCTTTTACCCTGCATCGAACTGTTGTTAAGCACAAAACAGATGTTGAAGAGTTTGAGGCAATGTTTCACTTGTATGTCTGGG GTACTTCCCTGGCTATGACAGTTATACGTTCATTTGGTAATGATCATAGACATCTTTCTGCATGGTGTTGGACTCAATCAGGACTTGCAGGGAAG gcaattcatttgttaaCATTTTACATGCCACTCTGGGGTGCTATACTATATAATGGGTTCACATACTTCCAAGTTATACGCATGCTGAACAATGCAACCCGT ATGGCAGTTGGTATGTCAGGCCAACCTTATGCATCAGATGCACGGGATAACATGAGG GCTCTAAATCGCTGGGGATACTATCCACTGATTCTAATAGGATCATGGGCTTTTGGAACCATTAACCGTATTCATGATTTCTTTGAACCCAACCATAAGATCTTCTGGCTCTCATTTCTAGATGTCGGAATGGCTTCTCTTATG GGCCTCTTTAATTCAATTGCATATGGCCTTAATTCTTCTGTTCGTCGAGCAATTTGTGAAAGAGTGGACAA GTATTGGCCTGAGGGTCTTAAGAGATGGCTCCCTATCAATTTCAAGTACAAGGCCTTAACGCAAGAAAGTGAACTAGTATTGTTAAGTACTGATGGTCAGCGATAA
- the LOC112697626 gene encoding large ribosomal subunit protein uL10, with the protein MAPKPTKAEKKIAYDAKLCKLLEEYTQILVVNADNVGSNQLQNIRRGLRGDSIVLMGKNTMMKRSVRMHAESTGNDVYLSLIPLLVGNVGLIFTKGDLKEVSEEVAKYKVGAPARVGLVAPIDVVVPPGNTGLDPSQTSFFQVLNIPTKINKGTVEIITPVELIKKGDKVGSSEAALLSKLGIRPFSYGLVVLSVYDNGSVFSPEVLDLTEDDLVEKFAVGVSMVTALSLAISYPTLAAAPHMFINAYKNVLAVAVETDYSFPEADKVKEYLKDPSKFAVAAVAAPAAATGGAPAAAAKEEEKKEEPAEESDDDMGFSLFD; encoded by the exons ATGGCACCAAAACCTACCAAGGCTGAGAAGAAGATCGCTTACGATGCTAAGCTCTGCAAGCTTCTCGAGGAATACACTCAGATCCTTGTTGTCAATGCCGATAACGTTGGATCTAACCAGCTCCAGAACATTCGCAGGGGTCTTCGTGGTGATTCCATTGTTCTTATGGGCAAGAACACCATGATGAAGCGTTCTGTTAGGATGCACGCTGAGAGTACTGGAAACGATGTGTATCTCAGCCTTATCCCCCTTCTTGTT GGAAACGTGGGATTGATCTTCACTAAAGGTGACTTGAAGGAGGTTAGCGAAGAGGTTGCTAAGTACAAG GTTGGAGCACCGGCTCGTGTTGGTTTGGTTGCTCCAATTGATGTTGTTGTTCCTCCGGGCAACACAGGGCTTGACCCCTCACAGACCTCTTTCTTCCAG GTGTTGAACATTCCAACTAAGATTAACAAGGGTACTGTCGAAATTATCACCCCTGTAGAACTTATTAAGAAGGGTGACAAGGTCGGCTCTTCTGAAGCTGCATTGCTTTCCAAGCTTGGCATCAGGCCCTTCTCATATGGTCTTGTTGTCCTTTCTGTGTATGACAACGGTTCAGTGTTTAGCCCTGAGGTTCTTGACCTCACTGAGGATGACCTTGTTGAGAAGTTTGCCGTTGGAGTCTCGATGGTGACTGCACTCTCATTGGCCATCTCATACCCAACACTTGCTGCTGCCCCACATATGTTCATCAATGCCTACAAGAATGTTTTGGCTGTTGCTGTTGAGACAGATTACTCTTTCCCAGAGGCTGACAAGGTTAAGGAGTATTTGAAG GATCCAAGCAAATTTGCTGTGGCTGCTGTTGCTGCTCCTGCTGCTGCCACCGGTGGTGCGCCAGCTGCTGCTGCCaaggaagaggaaaagaaggaagAGCCTGCTGAAGAATCTGATGATGACATGGGCTTCAGTTTGTTTGATTAG